Part of the Chloroflexota bacterium genome, TATTCAATGTACTGGGCACATCACAGCTCACGATCCAGGCAAGCTCGGAAGCTGTGGTTTACTGACGATGACCAGATCATCGCAACTCCAAAAGAGGCATCAGGACGCAGGCACGGGGCAAAGCCTCGTCGAGTTTGCCACGAGCCTGTTCGTGCTGATGGTCTTTATCCTGATCGTGTTCGACTTCGGCCGTGGCATCTACGCGTATACCGTGCTCTCGGCAGCCGCGCAAAGCGGCGCACGATACGCGATCACCAATCCCAGCGACACGGTCGGGATTCAGAACACCGTCACCAGCAACGCCATCGGCCTGGACCCCGCCCAACTCACGACGACGGTGTCCCAGCCGGACTCGAACACAGTCGTCGTCACCGTGACGTATGACTTCACCGTGATCACGCCCATACTCGCGCAGATCATAGGGAATAACGGGACGCTGAACTTACAGACCTCGGCAGCCATGCGGCTGTATTGAACGAGTGATCAACGGCGGGTGACACTTGCTTTCGCCCGCACATGAGCCCAACGGGCGCCTCTGAAGAAAGGCCTGCCGAGAGGGCGAGGTGAGAAACCATGTACCGAAGATTATGGCGGCACATGCGAGGAGAAGAGGGTCAATCCCTGGTG contains:
- a CDS encoding pilus assembly protein — protein: MLMVFILIVFDFGRGIYAYTVLSAAAQSGARYAITNPSDTVGIQNTVTSNAIGLDPAQLTTTVSQPDSNTVVVTVTYDFTVITPILAQIIGNNGTLNLQTSAAMRLY